A single window of Venturia canescens isolate UGA chromosome 3, ASM1945775v1, whole genome shotgun sequence DNA harbors:
- the Rsf1 gene encoding RNA-binding protein Rsf1 isoform X1, producing MPKVDINLIYTRKIIIPFISQRKVSELKEKMTPEGYTRVYVGGLNDKIKKDDLQMEFEKFGKLNKVWMAFNPPGFAFIEFLSMDEAELACNNMNGTEIMGAKLRVEISRGRGRGGGRGSSGSFRGSRGSGSRGFSSRGSSSGGSSGGYRGSNSYNDHGSSSGGYSTGRGGSRGRGRYDDSYSSSRSSGYVSRDSYSQDSYGTSGDTGDDYYSGKDSSTARYRSRSPAGRGSVRETLRSMPQKYRKRDVESSQKNSHRHLRECT from the exons ATGCCCAAAGTCGATATTAATCTAATTTACACGAGGAAAATTATCATTCCGTTTATTTCTCAAAGAAAAGTATCCGA attaaaagaaaaaatgacacCAGAGGGATATACAAGGGTGTACGTGGGAGGTTTAAACGACAAAATAAAGAAGGATGATCTACAGatggaatttgagaaatttggCAAGTTGAACAAAGTGTGGATGGCGTTCAATCCCCCGGGTTTCGCgtttatcgaatttttgagTATGGACGAGGCTGAGCTTGCCTGCAATAACATGAACGGAACTGAGATAATGGGCGCCAAACTAAGAGTTGAAATATCTCGTGGACGTGGTCGCGGTGGTGGCCGTGGTAGCTCAGGAAGTTTTCGTGGTAGTCGAGGGTCTGGGAGCCGAGGTTTTTCTTCGAGGGGAAGTTCATCGGGTGGAAGCAGCGGAGGTTACAGGGGCTCAAACTCATACAACGATCATGGCAGTAGTAGCGGTGGCTACAGTACAGGCAGGGGTGGAAGTAGGGGCAGAGGTCGTTATGATGACTCGTATTCATCGAGTCGCAGCAGTGGCTATGTCAGTCGCGACAGTTATTCGCAAGATAGCTATGGGACGAGTGGCGACACTGGCGACGATTACTACTCCGGCAAGGATTCATCAACTGCGAGGTATCGCAGCCGTTCCCCGGCAGGACGTGGCAG TGTTCGAGAAACGCTTCGTTCAATGCCTCAGAAATATCGCAAACGTGACGTTGAATCTAGTCAGAAAAACAG TCATCGTCATCTTCGTGAATGCACATAA
- the Rsf1 gene encoding RNA-binding protein Rsf1 isoform X3, with protein MTPEGYTRVYVGGLNDKIKKDDLQMEFEKFGKLNKVWMAFNPPGFAFIEFLSMDEAELACNNMNGTEIMGAKLRVEISRGRGRGGGRGSSGSFRGSRGSGSRGFSSRGSSSGGSSGGYRGSNSYNDHGSSSGGYSTGRGGSRGRGRYDDSYSSSRSSGYVSRDSYSQDSYGTSGDTGDDYYSGKDSSTARYRSRSPAGRGSVRETLRSMPQKYRKRDVESSQKNSHRHLRECT; from the exons atgacacCAGAGGGATATACAAGGGTGTACGTGGGAGGTTTAAACGACAAAATAAAGAAGGATGATCTACAGatggaatttgagaaatttggCAAGTTGAACAAAGTGTGGATGGCGTTCAATCCCCCGGGTTTCGCgtttatcgaatttttgagTATGGACGAGGCTGAGCTTGCCTGCAATAACATGAACGGAACTGAGATAATGGGCGCCAAACTAAGAGTTGAAATATCTCGTGGACGTGGTCGCGGTGGTGGCCGTGGTAGCTCAGGAAGTTTTCGTGGTAGTCGAGGGTCTGGGAGCCGAGGTTTTTCTTCGAGGGGAAGTTCATCGGGTGGAAGCAGCGGAGGTTACAGGGGCTCAAACTCATACAACGATCATGGCAGTAGTAGCGGTGGCTACAGTACAGGCAGGGGTGGAAGTAGGGGCAGAGGTCGTTATGATGACTCGTATTCATCGAGTCGCAGCAGTGGCTATGTCAGTCGCGACAGTTATTCGCAAGATAGCTATGGGACGAGTGGCGACACTGGCGACGATTACTACTCCGGCAAGGATTCATCAACTGCGAGGTATCGCAGCCGTTCCCCGGCAGGACGTGGCAG TGTTCGAGAAACGCTTCGTTCAATGCCTCAGAAATATCGCAAACGTGACGTTGAATCTAGTCAGAAAAACAG TCATCGTCATCTTCGTGAATGCACATAA
- the Rsf1 gene encoding RNA-binding protein Rsf1 isoform X2 produces the protein MPKVDINLIYTRKIIIPFISQRKVSELKEKMTPEGYTRVYVGGLNDKIKKDDLQMEFEKFGKLNKVWMAFNPPGFAFIEFLSMDEAELACNNMNGTEIMGAKLRVEISRGRGRGGGRGSSGSFRGSRGSGSRGFSSRGSSSGGSSGGYRGSNSYNDHGSSSGGYSTGRGGSRGRGRYDDSYSSSRSSGYVSRDSYSQDSYGTSGDTGDDYYSGKDSSTARYRSRSPAGRGSHRHLRECT, from the exons ATGCCCAAAGTCGATATTAATCTAATTTACACGAGGAAAATTATCATTCCGTTTATTTCTCAAAGAAAAGTATCCGA attaaaagaaaaaatgacacCAGAGGGATATACAAGGGTGTACGTGGGAGGTTTAAACGACAAAATAAAGAAGGATGATCTACAGatggaatttgagaaatttggCAAGTTGAACAAAGTGTGGATGGCGTTCAATCCCCCGGGTTTCGCgtttatcgaatttttgagTATGGACGAGGCTGAGCTTGCCTGCAATAACATGAACGGAACTGAGATAATGGGCGCCAAACTAAGAGTTGAAATATCTCGTGGACGTGGTCGCGGTGGTGGCCGTGGTAGCTCAGGAAGTTTTCGTGGTAGTCGAGGGTCTGGGAGCCGAGGTTTTTCTTCGAGGGGAAGTTCATCGGGTGGAAGCAGCGGAGGTTACAGGGGCTCAAACTCATACAACGATCATGGCAGTAGTAGCGGTGGCTACAGTACAGGCAGGGGTGGAAGTAGGGGCAGAGGTCGTTATGATGACTCGTATTCATCGAGTCGCAGCAGTGGCTATGTCAGTCGCGACAGTTATTCGCAAGATAGCTATGGGACGAGTGGCGACACTGGCGACGATTACTACTCCGGCAAGGATTCATCAACTGCGAGGTATCGCAGCCGTTCCCCGGCAGGACGTGGCAG TCATCGTCATCTTCGTGAATGCACATAA